Proteins from a genomic interval of Nitrospinota bacterium:
- a CDS encoding NAD(P)/FAD-dependent oxidoreductase → MKKLVIIGAGFGGLYTAKQMDHEDFEITLVDKTNHHLFQPLLYQVATAALSSADICTPIRKILSKQENTLVLMSRVTKIDKANREIHLHNHQPIPYDILVVATGVHHFYFGHDEWEKFAPGLKTLNDALTIRDKLLFNFEKAELCDRYSDAQKYLSFIIVGGGPTGVELAGAVAEIANHTLVENFKKIDPASTKVYLIEAAARLLPSMPEKFSVNAKKDLEHLGVEVITGQVVTEITPHGVQVGNRFIKATNTIWAAGTEASTLLKTLDIPLDKAGRAIVEPDLSIPAHPEIFVIGDAAHCKGKDGNPLPAVAPVAMQQATFVARLIKKNLVGKCDKPFSYTDLGTMATIGRSKAVAQIGGLFFTGFLAWCLWSAVHLMHIILFRNRIKVLSDWIHGYITGHRGARLIRNPSEEDFREELNQIK, encoded by the coding sequence ATGAAAAAACTCGTAATAATCGGAGCCGGGTTCGGCGGTCTATACACCGCCAAGCAGATGGATCATGAGGATTTTGAAATCACCCTCGTGGACAAAACCAACCACCATCTTTTCCAGCCGCTTCTTTACCAAGTGGCCACGGCGGCGCTCTCCTCCGCGGACATTTGCACCCCGATCCGCAAAATCCTCAGCAAACAGGAAAACACGCTCGTCCTTATGAGCAGGGTCACAAAAATCGACAAGGCAAACCGCGAAATCCACCTGCACAACCACCAACCGATACCCTACGACATCCTTGTGGTGGCCACCGGAGTTCATCATTTCTACTTTGGACACGACGAATGGGAAAAATTCGCGCCGGGTCTTAAAACCCTCAACGATGCCCTCACCATACGGGATAAACTCCTGTTCAACTTCGAGAAGGCCGAATTGTGCGACCGCTATTCCGATGCCCAAAAATATCTTAGTTTCATCATCGTCGGCGGAGGGCCAACCGGCGTTGAACTGGCCGGAGCGGTGGCGGAGATAGCGAACCATACGTTGGTTGAAAATTTCAAAAAAATCGACCCGGCCAGCACCAAGGTGTACTTAATCGAAGCCGCCGCGCGGCTGCTGCCGTCAATGCCGGAAAAATTTAGCGTCAACGCTAAAAAGGATCTTGAACATCTCGGGGTGGAGGTAATAACCGGGCAAGTGGTAACCGAAATCACCCCTCACGGCGTACAGGTGGGCAACCGGTTCATCAAAGCCACAAACACAATATGGGCCGCGGGGACAGAGGCATCCACCCTGTTGAAAACATTGGATATCCCCTTGGATAAGGCCGGCAGGGCAATAGTTGAGCCGGATCTAAGCATACCGGCGCACCCGGAAATATTTGTCATTGGGGATGCGGCCCATTGTAAGGGAAAAGACGGCAATCCGCTCCCCGCTGTGGCTCCCGTGGCCATGCAACAGGCGACATTCGTGGCCCGGCTCATTAAAAAGAATTTGGTGGGTAAATGCGACAAACCGTTTTCCTACACCGACTTGGGAACAATGGCCACCATAGGACGCAGCAAGGCGGTGGCTCAAATAGGCGGTCTGTTTTTTACCGGTTTTTTGGCATGGTGCCTATGGTCCGCGGTACATTTGATGCACATAATCCTTTTCCGCAACCGTATTAAGGTATTGAGCGACTGGATACATGGTTATATTACGGGTCACCGCGGGGCGCGGCTTATCCGCAATCCTTCGGAAGAGGATTTCAGGGAAGAATTGAACCAAATCAAGTAG
- a CDS encoding B12-binding domain-containing radical SAM protein — translation MKILLVAMPDASSNFHRMIRVPNLGLCSLAATVPDHDVRVLDLVLIHRGIRRYLQNYLAEFRPEVVGISSMSFQYESARTVMAIVRAFDPSIKIVAGGYHASMVPHELEGDPFDFLIRGEGEIAFPRLIETLASKPAPGTNRATRATSAFSAIPGLSWRDGERVVHNPSGELADVATLPPPNRRARALTDFTYLTKKMDVIETSRGCTLKCSFCSITNMYGRSFRPYPIDRVIADLKRLKEDGVKTVLIVDDNITLDVPRLMRLCDAIADNGLNSMEYIVQASVLGISSNPELAPKMARANFYLVFLGIESMHKKNLAFLKKGNIKERADQAIALLRANGIAILGGFIIGNPDDTAEDVKAVFDYAKTLKVDLAAVQCLTPYPNTELRRDLLAMGLVTNANDLRRYNGFICNVRTRHLSSKRLNRLMNWENMKMFFSPAWFKDNNFVKRREKGALKVMVNNLEYIRAWFTGGQFASRHSFD, via the coding sequence GTGAAAATACTCCTCGTCGCAATGCCGGACGCTTCCAGCAACTTCCACAGGATGATACGCGTACCGAACCTGGGACTCTGTTCCCTTGCCGCCACAGTGCCGGATCACGATGTGCGGGTGCTCGACCTGGTTCTAATCCACCGGGGGATACGCCGCTATCTCCAGAACTATCTTGCCGAGTTCCGTCCCGAGGTGGTCGGCATCAGCAGCATGAGCTTCCAGTACGAAAGCGCCCGCACGGTGATGGCGATCGTCAGGGCGTTCGATCCTTCCATTAAAATCGTGGCGGGGGGATACCACGCCTCGATGGTTCCGCATGAATTGGAGGGCGATCCGTTTGATTTCCTTATCAGGGGAGAGGGAGAGATTGCCTTCCCCCGGCTGATCGAAACGCTTGCTTCAAAACCCGCCCCGGGCACCAACCGCGCCACCCGCGCCACATCGGCCTTTTCCGCCATTCCCGGTTTGTCTTGGCGCGATGGCGAACGGGTGGTGCACAACCCCTCCGGCGAACTGGCCGACGTAGCCACCCTGCCGCCGCCCAACCGCCGCGCCCGGGCGCTCACCGATTTCACCTACCTGACCAAGAAGATGGACGTTATAGAAACCTCGCGCGGCTGCACGCTGAAGTGCAGCTTCTGTTCCATCACCAACATGTACGGCCGCAGCTTCCGCCCCTACCCCATCGACCGGGTGATCGCCGACCTCAAGCGGTTGAAGGAAGACGGCGTGAAGACGGTGCTCATAGTGGACGACAACATCACCCTCGACGTGCCGCGCCTGATGCGGTTGTGCGACGCCATCGCCGATAACGGCCTCAACAGCATGGAGTATATCGTGCAAGCATCGGTGCTCGGCATCTCCAGCAACCCGGAGCTGGCGCCGAAAATGGCGCGGGCGAATTTCTACCTGGTCTTTTTAGGCATCGAGTCGATGCACAAGAAGAACCTCGCCTTCCTGAAGAAGGGGAATATCAAAGAACGGGCGGATCAGGCGATAGCGCTCCTGCGCGCCAACGGCATCGCCATCCTCGGCGGCTTCATTATCGGCAACCCGGACGACACCGCCGAGGACGTAAAGGCGGTATTCGATTACGCCAAGACGCTGAAGGTGGATCTGGCGGCGGTGCAATGCCTCACCCCATACCCCAACACCGAACTGCGGCGCGACCTGCTTGCGATGGGGCTGGTGACCAACGCAAACGACCTGCGCCGCTACAACGGCTTCATCTGCAATGTCAGGACGCGCCACCTCTCCAGCAAGCGGCTCAACCGGCTGATGAACTGGGAGAACATGAAGATGTTTTTCAGCCCCGCATGGTTCAAGGACAACAACTTCGTCAAGCGGCGCGAGAAGGGGGCGCTGAAGGTGATGGTCAACAATCTCGAATATATCCGCGCCTGGTTCACCGGCGGCCAATTCGCCTCGCGCCACAGTTTTGACTGA
- a CDS encoding MMPL family transporter, translated as MTRVFGMVLRRPLAALGVALLLASPAAWLATRLKIDSSTEMFFAENDPDRAAYQRFVDQFGSDELMFVMVDTGGNNEALPAADALASGLAAIKGVSGLFNPVDKYRTMVPAAPDGGPDYAAIRPKAEANPYERDAPLLSFDKHYLIFVLKVAGAAPGERGEIFTLAQRLLAQKGFGPERVTIAGQPVLNHYLGETPKEVVKIFFPILLVITAGLLYFLFRDWRLILAPLLLIVFVEVFVFGMAGLFGEPLNIITAIVPVLLFIVTLAASIHILEQFAATWHGGVEAQDALLETLRDKLWPSAFALATTATGFGSLAWSNIAPIKHLGLYMAYGCGVAFAALFGLFPAIVILLAKKRHETSPLDLSPFYHRIIGFARAWAWPLILLAILPVAYTAWRLPGIEFQTNGLLYFDEKSYIRSATRHFEEMGLGMTSLEIVLEGKPGDFADPQRLAQLDALTRELRAIPGVQSAYSPSSLLREIHGIFSGDYALPPGYIIDQIFQTAAAAYPGTLNAYTDRMHSRARISVGMKTIGLAEYRAIRAQAGAALAKSPLPGAAKAAITGQFPLILNVQRDLMDTLTSSFLSSFLTILACFVLLLRSIKLALLAMIPNVIPVFIIVSFMFLTGTKFDIGNIMIASVVLGIAVDDTAHFLYQIKTHRHKEDLTEILWEAFDGTGAAIFYTSVILTAGFAVFAFSGFLPTRHFGILAALAIAFALLCDLLILPAVMFVTEFRPESKGKRP; from the coding sequence ATGACACGGGTGTTCGGCATGGTGCTCCGCAGGCCGCTGGCGGCGCTGGGGGTGGCGCTGCTGCTGGCCAGCCCCGCCGCGTGGCTCGCCACGCGCCTGAAGATCGATAGCTCCACCGAGATGTTCTTTGCCGAAAACGACCCTGACCGCGCCGCCTACCAGCGCTTCGTGGATCAGTTTGGCAGCGACGAACTGATGTTCGTGATGGTCGACACCGGCGGCAACAACGAGGCGCTCCCCGCCGCCGACGCGCTGGCCAGCGGTCTGGCCGCCATCAAAGGGGTTTCCGGCCTCTTCAACCCGGTCGACAAATACCGCACGATGGTTCCCGCCGCGCCGGACGGCGGGCCGGATTACGCCGCCATCCGGCCAAAGGCGGAAGCGAACCCGTATGAACGGGATGCCCCGCTCCTTTCGTTCGACAAGCACTACCTGATCTTCGTGCTGAAGGTGGCCGGAGCCGCCCCCGGCGAGCGGGGGGAGATATTCACGCTGGCGCAACGGCTGCTGGCGCAAAAGGGGTTTGGCCCGGAGCGGGTAACCATCGCCGGCCAGCCGGTGCTGAACCACTACCTGGGGGAGACGCCGAAAGAGGTCGTCAAGATATTCTTCCCGATCCTGCTTGTTATCACCGCCGGGCTGCTCTACTTTCTCTTCCGCGACTGGAGATTAATATTGGCGCCGCTGCTGCTCATCGTCTTCGTCGAGGTTTTTGTCTTTGGCATGGCCGGCCTCTTCGGCGAGCCGCTCAACATCATAACCGCCATCGTGCCGGTGCTCCTCTTCATCGTCACTCTCGCGGCATCCATCCACATTCTTGAGCAGTTCGCCGCCACTTGGCACGGGGGGGTGGAGGCACAAGACGCCTTGCTGGAAACGTTGCGCGACAAGCTCTGGCCGAGCGCCTTCGCCCTGGCGACCACCGCCACGGGGTTTGGTTCGCTGGCATGGAGCAACATCGCGCCGATAAAACACCTGGGCCTTTATATGGCGTACGGCTGCGGCGTGGCGTTCGCGGCGCTTTTTGGGCTCTTCCCCGCCATCGTGATTTTGCTGGCGAAAAAGCGGCATGAAACCTCCCCGCTCGACCTTTCCCCCTTTTACCACCGGATCATCGGCTTCGCCCGCGCTTGGGCATGGCCGCTGATACTGCTGGCGATCCTGCCGGTGGCCTACACGGCATGGCGGCTGCCGGGAATAGAGTTTCAAACCAATGGACTGCTCTACTTCGACGAAAAAAGCTATATCCGCTCCGCCACCCGGCATTTCGAGGAGATGGGGCTGGGAATGACCAGCCTGGAAATCGTGCTGGAGGGAAAGCCGGGCGACTTCGCCGACCCGCAACGGCTGGCGCAGCTTGACGCCCTGACCCGCGAACTGCGCGCCATCCCGGGGGTGCAAAGCGCCTATTCCCCTTCGTCGCTGCTGCGCGAGATCCACGGAATTTTTTCGGGCGACTACGCCCTTCCCCCCGGCTACATCATCGACCAGATATTTCAAACGGCCGCGGCCGCTTACCCCGGCACGCTCAACGCCTATACCGACCGCATGCACTCCCGCGCCAGAATCAGCGTGGGGATGAAAACGATAGGGCTGGCCGAGTACCGCGCGATACGGGCGCAAGCCGGCGCCGCGCTGGCGAAAAGCCCGCTCCCCGGCGCGGCCAAGGCGGCCATCACCGGCCAGTTCCCGCTGATACTGAACGTGCAGCGCGACCTGATGGACACGCTCACCTCCAGCTTTCTTTCCAGCTTCCTCACCATCCTTGCCTGCTTTGTGCTGCTGCTGCGGAGCATTAAACTGGCGCTGCTGGCGATGATACCGAACGTGATACCGGTCTTTATCATCGTCTCGTTCATGTTTTTAACCGGCACCAAGTTCGACATCGGCAACATCATGATCGCCAGCGTGGTGCTGGGAATCGCGGTGGACGACACGGCCCACTTCCTGTACCAGATAAAAACGCACCGCCACAAGGAGGATTTGACGGAAATACTCTGGGAGGCGTTCGACGGCACGGGGGCCGCCATCTTCTACACCTCGGTCATACTCACGGCGGGGTTCGCCGTGTTCGCCTTTTCAGGCTTCCTCCCCACCCGGCACTTCGGCATCCTGGCGGCGCTGGCCATCGCTTTCGCCCTGCTGTGCGACCTGTTAATATTGCCTGCCGTGATGTTCGTAACGGAATTCCGCCCGGAATCGAAAGGAAAACGGCCATGA
- a CDS encoding YceI family protein, whose translation MNMYTPLRPLLYAAFVAAAPIAAAAGEYTLTPADGAIGFELGSTLHMVHGNAKQFTVTVNIPDAGMPGEAAALVTIPAKGLDTDNGRRDEKMRNECLEAEKYPNITFETTGMENLPPLPFNGESFSALVKGKLTIHGVTRETAIPVTVKRTDKGALIAGSVPVAFIKDYNIVDPSIFVFRVEKEAKVIFSLALPAPLFKAAHAAAKQ comes from the coding sequence ATGAACATGTATACACCGCTCCGCCCGCTCCTGTACGCCGCATTCGTCGCGGCGGCCCCAATCGCGGCCGCCGCCGGCGAATACACCCTCACCCCGGCCGACGGCGCCATTGGCTTTGAACTCGGCTCCACCCTGCATATGGTGCATGGCAACGCAAAACAGTTCACCGTAACGGTGAACATCCCGGACGCCGGAATGCCGGGGGAGGCGGCGGCGCTGGTAACGATTCCAGCCAAAGGTCTCGACACGGATAACGGCCGCCGCGACGAAAAAATGCGCAACGAATGCCTGGAAGCGGAGAAGTATCCCAACATCACCTTCGAGACAACCGGCATGGAAAACCTGCCTCCGTTGCCGTTCAACGGGGAAAGCTTTTCCGCCCTCGTCAAGGGAAAGTTGACCATCCACGGCGTAACGCGTGAAACCGCCATACCGGTGACGGTGAAACGGACGGATAAAGGGGCGCTGATCGCCGGGTCGGTTCCGGTGGCGTTCATAAAGGATTACAACATCGTTGATCCGTCGATATTTGTGTTCCGCGTGGAGAAGGAGGCGAAAGTGATATTCAGCCTCGCGCTCCCCGCGCCGCTTTTCAAGGCGGCCCACGCGGCGGCAAAGCAATAG
- a CDS encoding U32 family peptidase: MKLSVACNFDPALIGALKGFPVYELYGKTTADIIGGGRASFTLPATGKRQLEKYVKKVHGAGMGFNYLINASCLENMESTRGGQRAIRELLDWLAVIGVDAVTLNHPLLLKMVKKGYPFQTRIGVFAAVNSVRRVKFWESEGADCICLEDIAVNRDFALLAEMRRAAGCDLQLLVNNHCFYSCAMSGTHMNMLSHASQSRHKSKGFYIDYCMVRCTGDKLADPVNFIRASWIRPEDLEHYRALGYENFKIVERMSPTWLLALRVKAYTEGAYGGNLLDLVQPYGHKDAGIGNATKAARFLRYLLRPFAVNPLKMNKLRKIGAKQGMLSSLEGTPPVLIENAKLGGFLERFKKQRCADIDCGSCRYCHAVAEEHVKVDPAFRRETLGLYADLTEELETGRFWK; this comes from the coding sequence GTGAAACTGAGCGTCGCCTGCAACTTCGACCCCGCATTGATAGGTGCGCTCAAGGGATTCCCGGTCTACGAGCTTTACGGCAAAACCACCGCCGATATCATCGGCGGGGGGCGGGCCTCCTTCACCCTTCCGGCCACCGGCAAGCGCCAGTTGGAAAAGTATGTGAAGAAAGTGCACGGTGCTGGAATGGGCTTCAACTACCTCATCAACGCCTCCTGCCTGGAAAACATGGAGTCGACGCGCGGCGGCCAACGGGCCATTCGTGAACTGCTCGACTGGCTGGCGGTTATCGGCGTCGATGCGGTAACGCTGAATCACCCGCTACTGCTGAAGATGGTGAAAAAGGGCTACCCGTTTCAGACCCGCATCGGCGTATTCGCCGCGGTGAACAGCGTGCGGCGGGTGAAATTTTGGGAAAGCGAGGGGGCCGATTGCATCTGCCTGGAGGACATCGCCGTAAACCGCGACTTCGCGCTGCTCGCCGAAATGCGCCGCGCCGCCGGCTGCGACTTGCAACTGCTGGTGAACAACCACTGCTTCTACTCCTGCGCCATGTCCGGCACCCACATGAACATGCTGTCACACGCATCGCAGTCCAGGCACAAGAGCAAGGGGTTTTACATCGACTACTGCATGGTGCGCTGCACCGGCGATAAGCTGGCCGACCCGGTGAACTTCATCCGCGCCAGTTGGATACGGCCGGAGGACCTGGAACACTACCGGGCATTGGGTTACGAAAACTTCAAGATCGTGGAACGGATGTCCCCCACCTGGCTGCTGGCGCTGCGGGTGAAGGCATACACGGAGGGCGCATACGGCGGCAACCTGCTGGATCTGGTGCAACCGTACGGCCACAAGGACGCCGGTATTGGAAATGCAACTAAAGCGGCGCGCTTTTTGCGCTATCTCTTGCGGCCCTTTGCGGTGAATCCGCTGAAGATGAACAAGCTGCGGAAGATCGGCGCAAAGCAGGGAATGCTGTCATCGCTCGAAGGAACGCCGCCGGTGCTGATAGAAAACGCGAAGCTGGGGGGATTCCTTGAGCGTTTCAAGAAGCAGCGTTGCGCCGACATCGACTGCGGCTCCTGCCGCTACTGCCACGCCGTGGCGGAAGAACACGTGAAAGTGGATCCCGCGTTCCGGCGGGAAACGCTGGGGCTGTACGCCGATTTGACGGAGGAACTGGAAACCGGAAGGTTCTGGAAATAG